The Rhodoligotrophos appendicifer sequence TGGATCAGCAGGGCGACGCGGGTCGTCTTGTTCCGGTTCGAGCCGTAATGCAGGCATCGCGAGGTATCGACGAGGAAACCCGAGCCGGCCGGACCCATGACCTGGACCTGTCCTGACTCGCCAACGACGCCGGTCACCTCCTCCAGGGACAGACGGCCACGGTCATAGCCGAACTTCTTCACCAGCGTCTCGCTTTCGGCCACCGGAACGAAGGTGAAGGGGCCGCTCTCGGGACCAACATCATGCACATAGGTGAAGAACTTCACCTGCTTCTCGTCGGCGAAATCGAGATGATAGAGCTGACTTCCGATCTGGCTCTCATTGGGAGGACTGACAAGGACGGAAATCTGACTGACGATGGGCACAGCACCGAGATATTTCGAAACGGCATCGAGGACGTCGCGATTGACCGCAAGGCGCATGATGTCCGTGTACTGAGCGAGATCGGCCCCGCGGGCCATCGGGAAAAGATAATTCTTATCCTTGCCTTGACCGGCTTTCTTGCCCGCATCCACGGCCGCATTGTAGATGGCCTCGGCCTGTTTGATGGCCGGCAGAACGTCGGGAATTTCCGTCGGCCCGATGAGGCGGTAGCCCTGCTCCTGCGACAGCGCAAACTTTGCGCCACTTGCCGCCGGCAGCGATTCGGCCGCGCGCTTGCGACGGAGCTGCGCCATGGGGCTCATCAGGACATTGAAGGCTTTGCTGGCTCGAATGGCGGGAACGCGCGCCACCTTCAGCTTCTTGGCGAGGAAGAGATTGATCCGCCGGCTCATCCTGTAGCGATAGGGGGTCTCAGCGGTCAGAAAGCCCTCGGCATCCATCGTTCACTCCTGCGAAGATCTCGCATTACCGATAAAGCAGTACGGCCCTCCTTTACAGATGGCAAGCCAAGTTCTCAACCTGCAGGATCGGATTTCGCGCCTGCTCGTTATTTTGCGAGAAGAGTTGCCTCGGTTGCTGTTTCAGATAAAACGCAGCGAGATCGATCAAAAGCAGAAGTCTAAGCTCGTGCAATTCCTGAACCCGATGTCTACGGCCGAACTCGAGTCCTATGTGCGGGCTGCACAACTCGACGCCCTCATCACTTTTGGTGACGTCGAAAGTGCCTATGACAGCGTCAACCCTTCGAATAATACCCCCTTTCCCCCTCAATGGGCGGATCTGGTGCGGCTGCACAAGCTGGTGCGCGAGCGCAAGGTCACGACGGTGCTCGAATTTGGTGTTGGCCGGTCGACCTTGATCCTCGCTCACGCCCTTGCCCTCAATCGAGCCGACTATGCCGGTGAGGTCGCGGCATTGCGGCGGAGCAACCCCTTCGAGCTGCATTCCCTCGACGACATGCAGGAGTTCATCGATCTCACCCTGCAGTCGCTGACGGCCGAATTGAAGCCCGTCGTGACACTGCATTTCAGCCCCTGCGAGATGGCCAGTTTTGCAGACCGTATCTGCACCCTGTACCGGACGCTGCCGAATATCTGCCCCGACTTCATCTATCTCGATGCACCAAGCCAGTTTTCAGTGGACGGCGACGTGAGGGGCATCTCGACAAGGGCTCCCGATCGGATGCCCATGGCGGCCGACATTCTGACCATTGAGCATTTCCTGCTGCCGGGAACATTGATCCTTGTCGACGGCCGGACCGCCAATGCTCGGTTTCTGAAAGCCAACCTCCAGCGCAACTGGACCTACCGGTATGAGGCGGCCGGCGATATCCACCTGTTTGAACTGGTTGAACTGCCGCTTGGTAAGATCAACCGCCGCCAGATAGAATTCGCCCTCGGGCGCGAGTGGCTGGAGCGTCTCTAGAACACATCCCCGAACAGCTCTCTCTCCCCGGGATACCAGCTCTCCACCAGCGCCTTCGTCTCGTCATCGTAATAATCTCGATAGGAGCGCTCGCGCCGGGGACGGATCTCGCCTTTGGCGAAAGGCATCTCGGCGGGCTCCGGGAGGCCGATCAACTTCATCACGGCACGAAGATCGGGTTCGAGCGTCTCATAGCGCCCCATGAAATCGACAACGGGTCGTCCTTCAATCGTATAGATCAGGAAATTATCGATCTTGGCTCTGGGCGACCGCATGAGGAAGGTGCGAAAGTCTGGCCATTTCCGCGCATGCTCGGGTTTCTTGGTGCGATAATGATACCAGGACACCTGGCGATCATAGATGTTCCGCTCGAAGCTGAACTTGAAATAGCTGTTCCAGATCTTCTCGCCGACATAGCTCCGAACGTCACGCGCATGAATGTGATCGTGGAAATCGATGCTGCGA is a genomic window containing:
- a CDS encoding sulfotransferase family 2 domain-containing protein translates to MIVSHKHRFIFLKTRKTASTSTELVLFPHCGDGDIITPLTPTDLTRRYGHRARNHLRSTFPFDPRPLIHRFRPVEGSRSIDFHDHIHARDVRSYVGEKIWNSYFKFSFERNIYDRQVSWYHYRTKKPEHARKWPDFRTFLMRSPRAKIDNFLIYTIEGRPVVDFMGRYETLEPDLRAVMKLIGLPEPAEMPFAKGEIRPRRERSYRDYYDDETKALVESWYPGERELFGDVF
- a CDS encoding class I SAM-dependent methyltransferase → MQFLNPMSTAELESYVRAAQLDALITFGDVESAYDSVNPSNNTPFPPQWADLVRLHKLVRERKVTTVLEFGVGRSTLILAHALALNRADYAGEVAALRRSNPFELHSLDDMQEFIDLTLQSLTAELKPVVTLHFSPCEMASFADRICTLYRTLPNICPDFIYLDAPSQFSVDGDVRGISTRAPDRMPMAADILTIEHFLLPGTLILVDGRTANARFLKANLQRNWTYRYEAAGDIHLFELVELPLGKINRRQIEFALGREWLERL